In the Rhodothermaceae bacterium genome, one interval contains:
- a CDS encoding DUF4397 domain-containing protein, whose protein sequence is TCAILGVAANGLENPIHRDEITGGSAEVQFIHNAVIPVPVDVSLDGAPLVSGLTFQNATGYTMVSAGSHEVRFQPLGVPAEQGITVELPTLQADKSYAVIAHGTLVSNAVKTIETRKTSTASNMVEAILVHGSGDAPAVNVNLLDPYSNNDLERIVARQLAFDGTTKYLQFDPDFVNLQVTGADNMEIAVFQLDLSGRQGEAVILNLSNLAAALEVYGVDVNGDRVSSFVVTDVIDTEELPTEFTLHGNYPNPFNPSTRIQFDLPETAQVSLQIVDMLGREVMTLPAKEFEAGANRSIELNAVNLASGTYLYRMIATGAESRYVKTGRMTLVK, encoded by the coding sequence GAACGTGTGCGATCCTGGGGGTTGCCGCGAATGGGCTTGAGAATCCGATTCACCGGGATGAAATCACAGGTGGGTCGGCCGAAGTCCAGTTCATTCACAACGCGGTGATTCCGGTTCCGGTGGATGTATCTCTGGATGGTGCGCCGCTTGTTTCTGGATTGACCTTCCAGAATGCGACCGGGTACACGATGGTTAGTGCAGGATCGCATGAGGTCCGGTTCCAGCCGTTGGGTGTTCCTGCCGAGCAGGGAATTACTGTTGAACTGCCGACGTTACAGGCCGATAAGAGTTATGCGGTCATCGCTCATGGCACGCTTGTCAGTAATGCTGTGAAGACGATTGAAACCAGAAAGACATCCACTGCCAGCAATATGGTGGAGGCGATTCTGGTCCATGGCTCCGGGGATGCACCGGCGGTGAATGTCAATTTGCTGGATCCCTACAGCAATAACGACTTGGAGCGGATCGTCGCTAGGCAGCTTGCGTTTGACGGGACCACGAAGTATCTCCAGTTTGATCCAGACTTTGTCAATCTCCAAGTGACCGGAGCGGACAACATGGAGATTGCGGTGTTCCAGTTGGATCTGTCAGGACGCCAGGGCGAGGCTGTGATCTTGAACCTGTCGAATTTGGCGGCTGCACTGGAGGTCTACGGTGTAGATGTGAATGGCGATCGGGTTTCGAGCTTTGTCGTGACCGATGTCATCGACACGGAAGAACTTCCGACGGAGTTCACGCTGCACGGAAACTATCCGAACCCGTTCAATCCGTCGACCCGGATCCAGTTTGACCTGCCGGAGACGGCACAGGTGAGTCTGCAGATTGTGGACATGCTGGGTCGGGAAGTGATGACACTGCCGGCGAAGGAATTTGAAGCAGGAGCAAACCGGAGCATTGAGCTCAACGCGGTGAATCTTGCCTCAGGGACCTACCTGTACCGGATGATTGCAACTGGTGCAGAGAGCAGGTATGTGAAGACAGGTCGCATGACACTGGTGAAGTAA
- a CDS encoding type IV secretion system protein — MVKEGHPYLEGRYAFERLFGDLARGRRSWQSVAFLALLLNLVLTAGYIHLASQQKVVPYVVELDALGEMRAVGELSVRDVPERAITSTLRRFVHNLRTVPTDARLLNVRLQDARTHVHGRAAKTLVTDLDRDRENLERMLERGDTRYVTEITSVLKVPGEGILYRVSWRELLRVGHEERVSAYEGHFQVRVKSPEDEETLDNNPLGIYIMDYALTEVSTL; from the coding sequence ATGGTGAAGGAAGGCCACCCGTATCTGGAGGGGAGATATGCATTCGAGCGGCTCTTTGGCGATCTCGCCCGAGGCAGACGCTCCTGGCAGTCCGTAGCCTTTCTTGCACTGCTGCTGAATCTCGTACTCACTGCGGGATATATCCATTTGGCTTCACAGCAGAAGGTGGTCCCGTATGTGGTGGAACTGGATGCTCTGGGTGAGATGCGCGCAGTGGGCGAACTATCGGTGCGCGATGTGCCAGAGCGAGCAATCACCTCCACGCTGCGCAGATTTGTACATAACCTGCGAACGGTTCCTACCGATGCCCGTCTGTTGAATGTACGCCTACAGGATGCACGTACGCATGTGCATGGCCGCGCTGCAAAGACACTGGTAACGGACCTAGATCGTGATCGGGAAAACCTGGAACGTATGCTTGAGCGTGGGGACACCCGTTATGTGACCGAAATCACCAGCGTCCTAAAGGTACCCGGCGAAGGGATCTTGTACCGGGTATCCTGGCGAGAACTCCTCCGGGTTGGGCATGAGGAGCGCGTATCGGCATACGAAGGGCATTTTCAGGTTCGAGTTAAATCTCCAGAAGATGAAGAAACGCTGGACAATAATCCACTTGGCATCTACATCATGGACTACGCACTGACAGAAGTGAGCACGCTCTAG
- a CDS encoding relaxase/mobilization nuclease domain-containing protein — protein sequence MICASRLSQNFHAVARYLESPKSHREDRVRVAWIEGRNVISDENLQAAAREMNLIATADPRVRRPVLHMSISWAPDDDPTRSQMAEVSDRVLAKLNLQEHQAMLVAHGDEHYAHVHAIANRVHPITRRTRTLGFFYRDIEETLRKVEREMNFRETPGHRYQLPGQVPPDRRESLSKHAHKATQSRGEVPFQVLVRDAAETDFDAASSWENLHARLDQHGLRLLPRGSGLVVTDGHEYAKCSSVAKNASLRKLEARFGESWRSAEDISLGQQVQKLKRVKITDLTAIGRQSIAREFIQLDKKAPGLKAKLGQAIYQSLKVLANDERQRGDLGL from the coding sequence ATGATTTGTGCGAGTCGACTATCACAAAACTTTCATGCGGTTGCCCGCTATCTGGAGTCACCTAAATCCCATCGCGAGGATCGTGTCCGGGTTGCATGGATTGAAGGGCGTAATGTGATCTCTGATGAAAATCTTCAGGCCGCCGCCCGAGAAATGAATCTGATTGCAACAGCAGACCCCCGTGTCAGACGCCCGGTTCTGCACATGTCCATCTCCTGGGCACCGGATGATGATCCGACCAGAAGTCAAATGGCGGAAGTGTCCGACCGGGTACTTGCAAAGCTCAACCTTCAGGAGCATCAGGCTATGCTTGTTGCGCATGGGGATGAACACTATGCGCATGTGCATGCGATAGCGAATCGTGTTCACCCAATCACTCGGCGGACTCGCACGTTGGGTTTCTTTTACAGGGACATAGAGGAAACACTGCGAAAAGTGGAGCGAGAAATGAACTTCCGCGAAACTCCAGGGCATCGTTATCAACTTCCAGGACAAGTTCCCCCGGATCGGCGTGAATCGCTTTCCAAACATGCTCACAAAGCGACCCAGTCAAGAGGAGAGGTGCCGTTTCAGGTGCTCGTGCGTGATGCTGCAGAGACAGACTTTGATGCAGCGAGCAGTTGGGAGAATTTACACGCACGGCTTGATCAACACGGACTCCGGCTATTACCCAGAGGAAGCGGCCTGGTGGTAACCGATGGTCATGAATACGCAAAATGCAGCAGCGTTGCCAAGAACGCCTCTCTACGTAAACTGGAAGCACGCTTTGGTGAATCCTGGCGCAGCGCCGAGGATATCTCGCTAGGTCAACAGGTCCAGAAACTCAAGCGAGTGAAGATTACGGACCTAACCGCAATCGGTAGACAATCTATCGCCCGTGAATTCATACAGTTGGACAAGAAAGCACCTGGACTCAAGGCCAAACTAGGCCAAGCAATCTACCAGTCATTGAAAGTGCTGGCAAATGACGAAAGACAACGAGGGGATCTTGGACTCTAA